TCAAACCCTACAGGAGAACTACCAGTGTCTCAACCGGGGATAGTCCTGAACCTGAATAATGCACCAGCACCTCTAGAAGAATGGGTAGGTAGAGTAGATTTTCTCAAAATACTCAATCAGGACTGGGTTGATCCCAACTGCTCAATTGTGGGACTTATCGGTTTTGGAGGGGAAGGTAAAAGTTCCCTCACCCGTCGCTGGCTAGAAAATTTGCTGCAAGATTCATCTTTACCTCAACCTAGTGGCGTATTTTGGTGGGGTTTTTATGAAAAGAATAATGTGCTTGAGTTTTTGGAAACTGCACTAAAATTTTTAGTTCCAGGGATTGATCCTTATCAGTTGAATTGGGCAGAAAAAGTCAACTTCATTCATGGAATGCTAAAAAGCGGACGCTATCTATTTATATTGGATGGGTTAGAAGTACTGCAACAGCAAGAGGGAGATGATTACGGCGAGTTAACTAGTCTAGACTTACGGGATTTTTTACGAGAATTTGCTGCTGGAGAACATAAGTCATTTTGTTTAATTAGCAGTCGTGCGCCACTAGTAGTCTGCCAAGGTAACTTTGCTAAGTAAAACCTCTAATTGGTAAAATAGCCAAAAACGGGGTGTAACATGGCGAAAAAGTACATTGTTGACTTGAATGAAGAGGAAGTTTCTCAGCTACAAGCAATAATTAAAAAAGGTAAACACAAAGCAAGAACCATAACCCGTGCAAACATTCTTCTAATGGCTTCTGAAGGAGAAACGGATCAAGCGATCGCTAGCATAGTTAGAGCGCATGTTGCAACAGTGCAACGAATACGAGAAAAATTTGTCATTGGGGGGTTAGATTTTGCTTTAAAGGATGAAGTTCATCCACCAAAACCTAAAAAGTTAGATGAAAAACAAGAAGCATTTTTAATTGCCACTGCTTGTTCCAATCCACCAGTTGGAAGAGTACGTTGGACAATGCAATTATTAGCGGATCATTTAGTGAACGTTGGTATCATAGATTCAATTTCGGACGAAACAGTGCGTCAAACTTTAAAAAAAATGAAATCAAACCGTGGTTAAAACAACAGTGGTGCATTCCTGAAGTTAACGCAGAATATGTTTTCCGAATGGAAGATGTGTTGGATTTATACAATGAGCCTTATGATCCTAAACGTCCTGTAGTCTGCTTTGATGAACGTCCCTACCAACTAGTAGAAGAAGTAAGACTTCCTTTGCCACCAGAGCCGGAGCAGCCTGAACGTTATGATTTCGAGTATAAACGTAACGGGACAGTAAATTTATTTGCGTGTTTTCAACCCTTGGCAGGTTGGCGGCATATCGAAGTTACAGAACGTCGAACTAAAGTCGATTTTGCTAAACAGATGAAAAATTTAGTAGATGTTTGCTACCAAGATGCTGATGTTATTCGTTTGGTAGTTGATAACCTGAATATTCATACTCCCAGCGCATTATATGAAGTTTTTCCACCAGAAGAAGCACGTCGAATTATTCAAAAATTAGAGTTTCACTATACTCCTAAGCACGCTTCTTGGTTGAATCAAGTAGAAATTGAATTATCTGTTTTATCCCGCCAATGTTTAGAACGGCGTATTCCTAATGCAGAAACATTAACTTCTGAGATTGCCGCTTGGGAGAAACAACGTAATCAGCAAAAAGCCAGTGTCTATTGGGGTTTCCAAACCAAAGATGCTCGCCGAAAAATGCAGCGTTTATATCCAACTCTAACCTAGCAAAGTTGTCTTGGCAGACTACTAGTAGACTTAATTGACTTTACCACCTACACCCATCGAGATGTGGAGCGCCTAAGTTCACAAGAGGGGAGAGCTTTACTGCGAAAAGTAGGTGTGAAAGGCTCTGATATCGAGTTAGATAAAGTTGTGGCAAATTGGGACGGTTATGCTTTGGTTCTTAGTTTGCTAGGAGCTTATTTAGTGGATGTGCATGATGGAAATGTCAAATACATCCGCGAAATTAAGCCACCTACAGTCAATGAACCTCGTTATGAGAGAGTACAGCGAGTCCTGCGTCGTTACGATGAGCATTTAACACAAGCGGAAAAAGAGTTTTTAACTACATTTAGTGCGTTTCGGTTAGGTGTTCCCCCATCGCTGTTTACCTCAATTTTTCAAGGTGTACTCCCCGGACAACTACCGCGCCAAACACATCATACAAGCGACTTCCTAGATATTTTATTTCGCAAATTCCAACGTTTGTATCAGTGGCTAATTGATCGTT
Above is a genomic segment from Nostoc sp. MS1 containing:
- a CDS encoding IS630 family transposase (programmed frameshift) yields the protein MAKKYIVDLNEEEVSQLQAIIKKGKHKARTITRANILLMASEGETDQAIASIVRAHVATVQRIREKFVIGGLDFALKDEVHPPKPKKLDEKQEAFLIATACSNPPVGRVRWTMQLLADHLVNVGIIDSISDETVRQTLKKNEIKPWLKQQWCIPEVNAEYVFRMEDVLDLYNEPYDPKRPVVCFDERPYQLVEEVRLPLPPEPEQPERYDFEYKRNGTVNLFACFQPLAGWRHIEVTERRTKVDFAKQMKNLVDVCYQDADVIRLVVDNLNIHTPSALYEVFPPEEARRIIQKLEFHYTPKHASWLNQVEIELSVLSRQCLERRIPNAETLTSEIAAWEKQRNQQKASVYWGFQTKDARRKMQRLYPTLT